The Solanum lycopersicum chromosome 9, SLM_r2.1 genome window below encodes:
- the LOC101260375 gene encoding cysteine-tryptophan domain-containing zinc finger protein 7 isoform X3 gives MISGWSRDGRKGIGLGFDGGVEMMEETELEEGEAYSYDNYKKNDSTIDPDVSLSYLDEKLYNVLGHFQSDFEGEVSAENLGSRFGGYGSFLPTYQISPSWSHPRTPQEANKNSRQVSPNNLLPEGGRQTTLGSSSTSLSGRFAASSARSAAVSVLKAPQFKGGTNSAQPTTRAEDFNFKGQKVKKQRNASDPKSLKLRIKVGPQNLSTQKNAEIYSGLGLDVSPSSSLDGSPIDSEGVSRDLQVSPDESPTSILQIMTSHPMSDTLLLSPLSDELISLTENEKHWGKCGYEGNKKAILESLPLANGTHYANGEASEARKLVTSDKKSLAKGKGCANENDSALLSKKDIDSLACEELVSKALKLPLLSNPYPNAADPPKDTEKTVDSSKTATKGKRKEASSERTSKKFLLPVTAIDKNSVEGSGGKVSSSRRTMEIKGTDCNDHSSGYLKKEGQNQEEKADASSNNGQSKDMNVRNVDAVSPLKQSSRQKSSSNNEDGMKLAPEKELFASRDTMKPKGNQCHHAQSTEVIKEGSVPDSFIASKGKKTSSSNMHLSKSEPEDMKKNLARDKYKEFFGDVEHELEDAETGLEQIHSKEMLKGSDVISKKRLERDSSMKEKVNGRKTEKPFASDEYPGLASDGAPHTVIESNPAAPPGVGAPVVKEDWVCCDKCQTWRILPLGTDPDSLPKKWVCKLQTWLPGLNRCGVSEEETTMVLRALYQAPMSGITAPAADKQYSEHEYPGGALSGPTSIDTSHASLEPQKAGIQTVDAGGKKIYGLKGVSSAIKQEGLLSSNGVKRNHQGTPNSRSSNGTTNSPSDENGHQLVGLPSSSIVEKQRPKQKEKRRSLENHPNGGIKSSKMRNTSETDLDGSTAKKFRRDDVHNDYNLIEAKPGQSSSTGLSGSEKIRDKYKYKQPKVDSLKNLAVAKNPESRSLDGSIQKCDIKDSLKRKRSDCQNPETQPPPDIIEETCDNDRKKEKKAKVSKSVGKDSSRSGASEETDVKGRNNKGDRVGQDLYSTVSQRSADAEDSPKRDLSALQPSVATTSSSSKVSGSHKNRTSLQEPKSSPVESVSSSPLRISKKDLCSATKRNPKRKDEHKSANSIPSSTPRWSSYGENDRCSNRSGMMKKEESSNGKHHGMESAELDYLEKDVHDVSGGTIKEKIKGSDFATHRHTDVIADPLGQANQYAFRTENSDQSLNNERRNNSQFHNNGSISKDEKVLFSQHKEKNRTIRSDSGKCKTKDRDSNESSDQRIDEGKLTSGRNKAEDKSGASSDRLQQGYKRDSFGELLNENVKGVIQSKFVDGAEVKLDVISGLDKRRAALTDRDDGRSSRKLASEKTQQIEVLEKGKSHLTSPSIRGQNETVQSSQPVPAFKREGVANLLAVDAFEGEMLNASRQGKKSESHPGNKPNSLRQSTPPANKARAPGARSPIRKDSASQAAANAIKEATNLKHLADRLKNSVPSESTSLYFQATLKFLHGASLLESCNDSAKHSEMNQSRQIYSSTAKLCEFVAHEYERLKDMAAVSLSYKCMEVAYLRVIYSSNFNANRYRNELQTALQIFPPGESPSSSASDVDNLNNPTIVDKVTMAKGVASPQVTGTHAVSARNRASFTRLFNFAQEVYLAMDASRKSRVAFAAAYPGHSDTQCKVPALSVKKALDFSFHDVDDFLRLVRIAMEAISR, from the exons ATGATTTCTGGTTGGAGTAGAGATGGAAGGAAGGGGATAGGTTTAGGGTTTGATGGTGGAGTAGAAATGATGGAGGAAACTGAGCTTGAAGAAGGAGAGGCTTACAGTTATGATAATTATAAGAAGAATGATTCAACCATTGACCCTGATGTTTCTCTATCTTACCTT GACGAGAAACTTTACAATGTTTTGGGACATTTTCAAAGCGATTTTGAAGGTGAAGTTTCAGCTGAGAATCTGG GGTCGAGATTTGGCGGGTATGGTTCATTTTTACCTACTTATCAGATTTCTCCTTCTTGGTCTCATCCGAGGACTCCACAAGAGGCCAACAAAAATAGCAGACAAGTATCACCAAACAATCTGCTCCCTGAG GGTGGTCGACAAACCACATTAGGATCTTCAAGCACTTCTCTGTCAGGAAGGTTTGCAGCATCTTCTGCCCGTTCAGCAGCAGTATCTGTACTTAAGGCTCCACAATTCAAGGGGGGAACAAATTCTGCCCAACCAACTACTCGAGCTGAAGATTtcaattttaaaggtcaaaaaGTGAAGAAACAAAGAAATGCCTCGGACCCAAAATCGCTTAAGCTGCGTATCAAAGTTGGCCCTCAAAATTTGTCGACCCAAAAGAATGCGGAAATCTACAGTGGGCTTGGGCTGGATGTCTCTCCATCATCATCGCTGGATGGTAGCCCCATCGATAGTGAAGGGGTATCCCGTGACCTTCAGGTTTCCCCAGATGAGTCCCCTACTAGTATACTTCAG ATTATGACCTCACATCCAATGAGCGATACCTTATTGTTATCCCCCCTCTCAGACGAGTTGATTAGCTTGACCGAAAATGAAAAGCATTGGGGAAAATGTGGATATGAAGGGAACAAAAAGGCAATCCTTGAATCTTTGCCATTAGCGAATGGTACTCATTATGCAAATGGAGAAGCTTCAGAGGCGAGGAAATTGGTAACTTCTGACAAAAAATCCTTGGCAAAGGGCAAAGGCTGTGCTAATGAAAATGATAGTGCCTTATTATCAAAGAAGGATATTGATAGTCTGGCCTGTGAAGAACTTGTTTCAAAGGCCTTGAAACTCCCTCTTTTATCTAATCCATACCCTAATGCTGCTGATCCTCCAAAAGATACAGAGAAGACAGTTGACAGTTCAAAAACAGCCACTAAGGGTAAGAGAAAAGAAGCATCCTCTGAGCGGACATCCAAGAAATTTTTGCTGCCTGTCACTGCAATAGACAAAAATTCTGTTGAAGGGTCTGGTGGAAAGGTTTCCTCATCTAGGAGAACTATGGAAATTAAAGGGACAGATTGTAATGATCATAGCTCAGGATACTTGAAGAAAGAAGGCCAAAACCAAGAGGAAAAAGCTGATGCTTCATCCAACAACGGACAGTCTAAAGATATGAATGTGCGAAACGTAGATGCAGTTAGTCCCCTCAAGCAGTCATCTCGTCAGAAAAGCTCCTCCAACAATGAGGATGGAATGAAACTGGCTCCTGAAAAGGAACTTTTTGCATCTAGAGACACAATGAAACCCAAAGGAAATCAATGTCATCATGCCCAAAGTACTGAGGTAATAAAGGAAGGTTCTGTTCCTGATTCATTTATAGCATCTAAGGGTAAGAAAACCTCTTCTAGCAACATGCACCTATCTAAAAGTGAACCAGAGGACATGAAAAAGAACCTAGCCAGGGATAAATACAAAGAATTCTTCGGTGACGTAGAACACGAACTAGAAGATGCTGAAACTGGTTTGGAGCAAATTCATTCAAAGGAGATGCTCAAGGGTTCTGATGTAATCAGTAAGAAGAGACTTGAACGTGATAGCTCAATGAAGGAAAAAGTTAATGGTAGGAAAACTGAGAAGCCGTTTGCTTCCGATGAGTATCCTGGGTTGGCTTCAGATGGGGCTCCTCATACTGTCATTGAATCCAATCCTGCTGCACCTCCAGGAGTTGGGGCTCCGGTAGTTAAAGAAGATTGGGTATGTTGTGACAAGTGTCAGACTTGGCGTATATTGCCACTTGGCACTGATCCAGACAGTCTCCCCAAGAAGTGGGTTTGTAAATTGCAGACCTGGCT GCCTGGATTGAATCGCTGTGGTGTCAGTGAAGAGGAAACAACAATGGTTCTAAGAGCTCTTTACCAGGCGCCGATGAGTGGTATTACCGCCCCTGCTGCTGACAAACAATATAGTGAGCATGAATATCCTGGTGGGGCACTCTCAGGACCAACTTCTATTGACACTTCGCATGCCAGCCTAGAACCCCAAAAAGCAGGTATACAGACTGTTGATGCTGGTGGGAAGAAAATTTATGGATTAAAAGGTGTGTCTAGTGCCATCAAACAGGAAGGTTTACTGTCATCAAATGGTGTCAAAAGAAACCATCAGGGAACTCCAAATAGCAGAAGCTCAAATGGTACTACTAACTCTCCAAGTGATGAAAATGGCCATCAACTGGTGGGCCTACCAAGTAGCTCAATCGTAGAGAAGCAGAGACctaaacaaaaagagaagagaagatcACTTGAGAATCATCCTAATGGGG GTATAAAAAGTTCAAAGATGAGGAACACAAGTGAGACAGATTTGGATGGTTCTACAGCTAAAAAGTTCCGGAGAGATGATGTACATAATGATTACAATCTTATTGAGGCAAAACCGGGACAGAGCTCAAGCACTGGTTTATCTGGATCGGAGAAGATTagagataaatataaatacaagcAGCCAAAGGTTGATTCACTGAAAAATTTGGCTGTAGCAAAAAATCCAGAAAGCCGTTCTTTGGATGGTTCAATCCAAAAATGTGACATTAAAGACTCCCTTAAGAGGAAACGGAGTGATTGCCAGAATCCCGAGACACAGCCTCCCCCAGATATTATAGAAGAGACTTGTGATAACGACcgtaagaaagaaaagaaagcaaAGGTCTCCAAGTCCGTGGGAAAAGACTCCAGCAGAAGCGGAGCTAGTGAAGAGACTGATGTAAAAGGCAGAAATAATAAGGGAGACCGCGTAGGACAAGATCTTTATAGCACTGTGTCTCAGCGTAGTGCAGATGctgaagattctccaaaaaggGATTTGTCTGCTTTGCAGCCTTCTGTTGCAACCACTTCAAGCTCTTCTAAAGTGTCTGGTTCACATAAGAACAGAACTAGTCTTCAGGAACCGAAGAGTTCACCAGTAGAATCAGTATCTTCATCTCCTTTGAGGATTTCAAAAAAGGATTTATGCTCAGCAACTAAAAGGAACCCCAAGAGAAAAGACGAACACAAAAGTGCTAATTCCATTCCCAGTTCTACACCAAGGTGGTCTTCTTATGGTGAAAACGATAGGTGCAGCAATCGTTCTGGGATGATGAAGAAAGAAGAATCTTCCAATGGCAAGCATCATGGAATGGAGTCCGCTGAACTTGATTACCTGGAGAAAGATGTCCATGATGTATCAGGTGgtacaataaaagaaaagataaaaggtTCTGATTTTGCTACTCATCGGCACACTGATGTAATTGCTGATCCATTAGGTCAAGCTAATCAATATGCTTTCAGGACAGAGAACTCGGACCAAAGCCTAAATAATGAACGTAGAAACAACAGTCAGTTTCATAATAATGGGTCTATCTCCAAGGATGAGAAGGTTTTGTTTTCTCAGCATAAAGAAAAGAATCGTACCATTAGATCTGATTCTGGCAAATGTAAGACTAAGGATCGTGATTCAAATGAATCTTCCGATCAAAGAATAGATGAGGGGAAATTGACATCCGGAAGAAACAAGGCTGAGGATAAATCTGGTGCCAGTTCTGACAGATTACAACAAGGTTATAAGAGAGATTCTTTTGGAGAATTGTTGAATGAGAATGTAAAAGGTGTTATTCAATCGAAATTTGTTGATGGTGCTGAAGTTAAATTGGATGTTATATCCGGCCTGGATAAAAGGCGGGCTGCTCTAACTGATCGAGATGATGGGAGATCGTCTAGGAAGCTTGCATCTGAAAAAACTCAGCAAATTGAAGTACTTGAGAAAGGGAAGTCACACTTAACATCTCCTTCAATAAGAGGTCAGAATGAGACAGTTCAATCTTCACAACCAGTTCCTGCATTCAAGAGGGAGGGTGTGGCTAACTTGTTGGCAGTAGATGCATTTGAAGGAGAGATGTTGAACGCTTCAAGACAGGGTAAAAAATCTGAAAGCCACCCTGGAAACAAACCTAATAGTTTGCGACAATCTACTCCACCTGCAAATAAGGCCCGAGCTCCAGGCGCTCGCAGCCCTATTCGGAAGGATTCTGCAAGTCAGGCCGCTGCGAATGCCATTAAAGAAGCCACAAACCTAAAACATCTTGCAGATCGCCTCAAG AACTCTGTGCCAAGTGAAAGCACGAGTCTCTATTTTCAAGCAACCCTAAAGTTTCTCCATGGAGCATCCTTGTTAGAATCATGCAACGACAGTGCCAAACACAGTGAAATGAATCAGTCGAGGCAAATTTATAGCAGCACTGCGAAACTGTGCGA GTTTGTCGCCCATGAATATGAGAGATTGAAAGACATGGC
- the LOC101260375 gene encoding cysteine-tryptophan domain-containing zinc finger protein 7 isoform X1, with amino-acid sequence MISGWSRDGRKGIGLGFDGGVEMMEETELEEGEAYSYDNYKKNDSTIDPDVSLSYLVLCISDNCITTSDSNSLPVSHISISYSVKDEKLYNVLGHFQSDFEGEVSAENLGSRFGGYGSFLPTYQISPSWSHPRTPQEANKNSRQVSPNNLLPEGGRQTTLGSSSTSLSGRFAASSARSAAVSVLKAPQFKGGTNSAQPTTRAEDFNFKGQKVKKQRNASDPKSLKLRIKVGPQNLSTQKNAEIYSGLGLDVSPSSSLDGSPIDSEGVSRDLQVSPDESPTSILQIMTSHPMSDTLLLSPLSDELISLTENEKHWGKCGYEGNKKAILESLPLANGTHYANGEASEARKLVTSDKKSLAKGKGCANENDSALLSKKDIDSLACEELVSKALKLPLLSNPYPNAADPPKDTEKTVDSSKTATKGKRKEASSERTSKKFLLPVTAIDKNSVEGSGGKVSSSRRTMEIKGTDCNDHSSGYLKKEGQNQEEKADASSNNGQSKDMNVRNVDAVSPLKQSSRQKSSSNNEDGMKLAPEKELFASRDTMKPKGNQCHHAQSTEVIKEGSVPDSFIASKGKKTSSSNMHLSKSEPEDMKKNLARDKYKEFFGDVEHELEDAETGLEQIHSKEMLKGSDVISKKRLERDSSMKEKVNGRKTEKPFASDEYPGLASDGAPHTVIESNPAAPPGVGAPVVKEDWVCCDKCQTWRILPLGTDPDSLPKKWVCKLQTWLPGLNRCGVSEEETTMVLRALYQAPMSGITAPAADKQYSEHEYPGGALSGPTSIDTSHASLEPQKAGIQTVDAGGKKIYGLKGVSSAIKQEGLLSSNGVKRNHQGTPNSRSSNGTTNSPSDENGHQLVGLPSSSIVEKQRPKQKEKRRSLENHPNGGIKSSKMRNTSETDLDGSTAKKFRRDDVHNDYNLIEAKPGQSSSTGLSGSEKIRDKYKYKQPKVDSLKNLAVAKNPESRSLDGSIQKCDIKDSLKRKRSDCQNPETQPPPDIIEETCDNDRKKEKKAKVSKSVGKDSSRSGASEETDVKGRNNKGDRVGQDLYSTVSQRSADAEDSPKRDLSALQPSVATTSSSSKVSGSHKNRTSLQEPKSSPVESVSSSPLRISKKDLCSATKRNPKRKDEHKSANSIPSSTPRWSSYGENDRCSNRSGMMKKEESSNGKHHGMESAELDYLEKDVHDVSGGTIKEKIKGSDFATHRHTDVIADPLGQANQYAFRTENSDQSLNNERRNNSQFHNNGSISKDEKVLFSQHKEKNRTIRSDSGKCKTKDRDSNESSDQRIDEGKLTSGRNKAEDKSGASSDRLQQGYKRDSFGELLNENVKGVIQSKFVDGAEVKLDVISGLDKRRAALTDRDDGRSSRKLASEKTQQIEVLEKGKSHLTSPSIRGQNETVQSSQPVPAFKREGVANLLAVDAFEGEMLNASRQGKKSESHPGNKPNSLRQSTPPANKARAPGARSPIRKDSASQAAANAIKEATNLKHLADRLKNSVPSESTSLYFQATLKFLHGASLLESCNDSAKHSEMNQSRQIYSSTAKLCEFVAHEYERLKDMAAVSLSYKCMEVAYLRVIYSSNFNANRYRNELQTALQIFPPGESPSSSASDVDNLNNPTIVDKVTMAKGVASPQVTGTHAVSARNRASFTRLFNFAQEVYLAMDASRKSRVAFAAAYPGHSDTQCKVPALSVKKALDFSFHDVDDFLRLVRIAMEAISR; translated from the exons ATGATTTCTGGTTGGAGTAGAGATGGAAGGAAGGGGATAGGTTTAGGGTTTGATGGTGGAGTAGAAATGATGGAGGAAACTGAGCTTGAAGAAGGAGAGGCTTACAGTTATGATAATTATAAGAAGAATGATTCAACCATTGACCCTGATGTTTCTCTATCTTACCTT GTGTTGTGTATCAGTGATAACTGCATTACGACCTCTGATAGCAATTCTCTTCCAGTTTCTCATATATCTATCTCTTACTCTGTCAAGGACGAGAAACTTTACAATGTTTTGGGACATTTTCAAAGCGATTTTGAAGGTGAAGTTTCAGCTGAGAATCTGG GGTCGAGATTTGGCGGGTATGGTTCATTTTTACCTACTTATCAGATTTCTCCTTCTTGGTCTCATCCGAGGACTCCACAAGAGGCCAACAAAAATAGCAGACAAGTATCACCAAACAATCTGCTCCCTGAG GGTGGTCGACAAACCACATTAGGATCTTCAAGCACTTCTCTGTCAGGAAGGTTTGCAGCATCTTCTGCCCGTTCAGCAGCAGTATCTGTACTTAAGGCTCCACAATTCAAGGGGGGAACAAATTCTGCCCAACCAACTACTCGAGCTGAAGATTtcaattttaaaggtcaaaaaGTGAAGAAACAAAGAAATGCCTCGGACCCAAAATCGCTTAAGCTGCGTATCAAAGTTGGCCCTCAAAATTTGTCGACCCAAAAGAATGCGGAAATCTACAGTGGGCTTGGGCTGGATGTCTCTCCATCATCATCGCTGGATGGTAGCCCCATCGATAGTGAAGGGGTATCCCGTGACCTTCAGGTTTCCCCAGATGAGTCCCCTACTAGTATACTTCAG ATTATGACCTCACATCCAATGAGCGATACCTTATTGTTATCCCCCCTCTCAGACGAGTTGATTAGCTTGACCGAAAATGAAAAGCATTGGGGAAAATGTGGATATGAAGGGAACAAAAAGGCAATCCTTGAATCTTTGCCATTAGCGAATGGTACTCATTATGCAAATGGAGAAGCTTCAGAGGCGAGGAAATTGGTAACTTCTGACAAAAAATCCTTGGCAAAGGGCAAAGGCTGTGCTAATGAAAATGATAGTGCCTTATTATCAAAGAAGGATATTGATAGTCTGGCCTGTGAAGAACTTGTTTCAAAGGCCTTGAAACTCCCTCTTTTATCTAATCCATACCCTAATGCTGCTGATCCTCCAAAAGATACAGAGAAGACAGTTGACAGTTCAAAAACAGCCACTAAGGGTAAGAGAAAAGAAGCATCCTCTGAGCGGACATCCAAGAAATTTTTGCTGCCTGTCACTGCAATAGACAAAAATTCTGTTGAAGGGTCTGGTGGAAAGGTTTCCTCATCTAGGAGAACTATGGAAATTAAAGGGACAGATTGTAATGATCATAGCTCAGGATACTTGAAGAAAGAAGGCCAAAACCAAGAGGAAAAAGCTGATGCTTCATCCAACAACGGACAGTCTAAAGATATGAATGTGCGAAACGTAGATGCAGTTAGTCCCCTCAAGCAGTCATCTCGTCAGAAAAGCTCCTCCAACAATGAGGATGGAATGAAACTGGCTCCTGAAAAGGAACTTTTTGCATCTAGAGACACAATGAAACCCAAAGGAAATCAATGTCATCATGCCCAAAGTACTGAGGTAATAAAGGAAGGTTCTGTTCCTGATTCATTTATAGCATCTAAGGGTAAGAAAACCTCTTCTAGCAACATGCACCTATCTAAAAGTGAACCAGAGGACATGAAAAAGAACCTAGCCAGGGATAAATACAAAGAATTCTTCGGTGACGTAGAACACGAACTAGAAGATGCTGAAACTGGTTTGGAGCAAATTCATTCAAAGGAGATGCTCAAGGGTTCTGATGTAATCAGTAAGAAGAGACTTGAACGTGATAGCTCAATGAAGGAAAAAGTTAATGGTAGGAAAACTGAGAAGCCGTTTGCTTCCGATGAGTATCCTGGGTTGGCTTCAGATGGGGCTCCTCATACTGTCATTGAATCCAATCCTGCTGCACCTCCAGGAGTTGGGGCTCCGGTAGTTAAAGAAGATTGGGTATGTTGTGACAAGTGTCAGACTTGGCGTATATTGCCACTTGGCACTGATCCAGACAGTCTCCCCAAGAAGTGGGTTTGTAAATTGCAGACCTGGCT GCCTGGATTGAATCGCTGTGGTGTCAGTGAAGAGGAAACAACAATGGTTCTAAGAGCTCTTTACCAGGCGCCGATGAGTGGTATTACCGCCCCTGCTGCTGACAAACAATATAGTGAGCATGAATATCCTGGTGGGGCACTCTCAGGACCAACTTCTATTGACACTTCGCATGCCAGCCTAGAACCCCAAAAAGCAGGTATACAGACTGTTGATGCTGGTGGGAAGAAAATTTATGGATTAAAAGGTGTGTCTAGTGCCATCAAACAGGAAGGTTTACTGTCATCAAATGGTGTCAAAAGAAACCATCAGGGAACTCCAAATAGCAGAAGCTCAAATGGTACTACTAACTCTCCAAGTGATGAAAATGGCCATCAACTGGTGGGCCTACCAAGTAGCTCAATCGTAGAGAAGCAGAGACctaaacaaaaagagaagagaagatcACTTGAGAATCATCCTAATGGGG GTATAAAAAGTTCAAAGATGAGGAACACAAGTGAGACAGATTTGGATGGTTCTACAGCTAAAAAGTTCCGGAGAGATGATGTACATAATGATTACAATCTTATTGAGGCAAAACCGGGACAGAGCTCAAGCACTGGTTTATCTGGATCGGAGAAGATTagagataaatataaatacaagcAGCCAAAGGTTGATTCACTGAAAAATTTGGCTGTAGCAAAAAATCCAGAAAGCCGTTCTTTGGATGGTTCAATCCAAAAATGTGACATTAAAGACTCCCTTAAGAGGAAACGGAGTGATTGCCAGAATCCCGAGACACAGCCTCCCCCAGATATTATAGAAGAGACTTGTGATAACGACcgtaagaaagaaaagaaagcaaAGGTCTCCAAGTCCGTGGGAAAAGACTCCAGCAGAAGCGGAGCTAGTGAAGAGACTGATGTAAAAGGCAGAAATAATAAGGGAGACCGCGTAGGACAAGATCTTTATAGCACTGTGTCTCAGCGTAGTGCAGATGctgaagattctccaaaaaggGATTTGTCTGCTTTGCAGCCTTCTGTTGCAACCACTTCAAGCTCTTCTAAAGTGTCTGGTTCACATAAGAACAGAACTAGTCTTCAGGAACCGAAGAGTTCACCAGTAGAATCAGTATCTTCATCTCCTTTGAGGATTTCAAAAAAGGATTTATGCTCAGCAACTAAAAGGAACCCCAAGAGAAAAGACGAACACAAAAGTGCTAATTCCATTCCCAGTTCTACACCAAGGTGGTCTTCTTATGGTGAAAACGATAGGTGCAGCAATCGTTCTGGGATGATGAAGAAAGAAGAATCTTCCAATGGCAAGCATCATGGAATGGAGTCCGCTGAACTTGATTACCTGGAGAAAGATGTCCATGATGTATCAGGTGgtacaataaaagaaaagataaaaggtTCTGATTTTGCTACTCATCGGCACACTGATGTAATTGCTGATCCATTAGGTCAAGCTAATCAATATGCTTTCAGGACAGAGAACTCGGACCAAAGCCTAAATAATGAACGTAGAAACAACAGTCAGTTTCATAATAATGGGTCTATCTCCAAGGATGAGAAGGTTTTGTTTTCTCAGCATAAAGAAAAGAATCGTACCATTAGATCTGATTCTGGCAAATGTAAGACTAAGGATCGTGATTCAAATGAATCTTCCGATCAAAGAATAGATGAGGGGAAATTGACATCCGGAAGAAACAAGGCTGAGGATAAATCTGGTGCCAGTTCTGACAGATTACAACAAGGTTATAAGAGAGATTCTTTTGGAGAATTGTTGAATGAGAATGTAAAAGGTGTTATTCAATCGAAATTTGTTGATGGTGCTGAAGTTAAATTGGATGTTATATCCGGCCTGGATAAAAGGCGGGCTGCTCTAACTGATCGAGATGATGGGAGATCGTCTAGGAAGCTTGCATCTGAAAAAACTCAGCAAATTGAAGTACTTGAGAAAGGGAAGTCACACTTAACATCTCCTTCAATAAGAGGTCAGAATGAGACAGTTCAATCTTCACAACCAGTTCCTGCATTCAAGAGGGAGGGTGTGGCTAACTTGTTGGCAGTAGATGCATTTGAAGGAGAGATGTTGAACGCTTCAAGACAGGGTAAAAAATCTGAAAGCCACCCTGGAAACAAACCTAATAGTTTGCGACAATCTACTCCACCTGCAAATAAGGCCCGAGCTCCAGGCGCTCGCAGCCCTATTCGGAAGGATTCTGCAAGTCAGGCCGCTGCGAATGCCATTAAAGAAGCCACAAACCTAAAACATCTTGCAGATCGCCTCAAG AACTCTGTGCCAAGTGAAAGCACGAGTCTCTATTTTCAAGCAACCCTAAAGTTTCTCCATGGAGCATCCTTGTTAGAATCATGCAACGACAGTGCCAAACACAGTGAAATGAATCAGTCGAGGCAAATTTATAGCAGCACTGCGAAACTGTGCGA GTTTGTCGCCCATGAATATGAGAGATTGAAAGACATGGC